A genomic region of Bradyrhizobium sp. ORS 278 contains the following coding sequences:
- a CDS encoding M48 family metallopeptidase, producing the protein MDSTSPDSDSEPGAAEATRAVQVAPPGGPATYFDGLSNRRQNVTIGFANQLVMRSPDNFVSWPYADIRRVDGPNGTLRVSCLSASPLARLEIRDAALVAELIARCSQIDQNRLTRGGIARIIAWSLAAVASIVTLVLVVIPFAADRLTPLVPPAMERHLGEAAVTQIKTIYHAQLCSETAGQAAFAKLVTGLRRPAGLDDSIGSQVLDTPVPNAFALPGGQFFLFRGLLDTANDPDEVAGVLAHELGHLKHRDNLRQLIHNGGSSFLIGLLFGDVTGAGAAIFASRAMINASYSREAEEAADSFAIEVMHKLGRPTRPMGELLFRITGKEAGKQPALWASHPLTEDRLARMRAEDRPPSGPPLLSAEEWKALKAICK; encoded by the coding sequence ATGGACTCGACGTCGCCGGATTCTGATTCCGAGCCCGGCGCGGCCGAGGCGACGCGGGCGGTGCAGGTCGCCCCGCCCGGCGGTCCCGCGACCTATTTCGACGGTTTGTCGAACCGGCGGCAGAACGTGACGATCGGATTTGCCAATCAACTCGTGATGCGCAGCCCCGACAATTTCGTGTCGTGGCCGTATGCCGATATCCGCCGGGTCGACGGCCCGAACGGCACGCTGCGTGTGAGTTGTCTGTCGGCGTCACCGCTGGCCCGGCTGGAGATCCGCGACGCGGCGCTGGTGGCCGAGCTGATCGCGCGCTGCAGCCAGATCGACCAGAACCGGCTGACGCGCGGCGGCATCGCGCGAATCATCGCCTGGTCGTTGGCGGCGGTCGCCTCGATCGTGACGCTCGTGCTGGTCGTGATTCCGTTCGCGGCCGATCGGCTCACGCCGCTGGTGCCGCCTGCGATGGAGCGGCATCTCGGCGAGGCCGCGGTCACGCAAATCAAGACGATCTACCATGCCCAGCTCTGCAGCGAGACGGCCGGTCAGGCGGCGTTCGCCAAGCTGGTGACCGGACTGCGCCGTCCCGCGGGTCTCGACGACAGCATCGGCTCGCAGGTGCTCGATACGCCTGTTCCCAACGCCTTCGCCCTGCCGGGCGGGCAGTTCTTCCTGTTCAGGGGGCTGCTGGACACGGCCAATGACCCCGACGAGGTCGCGGGCGTGCTGGCGCATGAGCTGGGCCACCTCAAGCACCGCGATAATCTGCGGCAGTTGATTCATAACGGCGGCAGCTCCTTCCTGATCGGTCTGCTGTTCGGCGACGTTACCGGCGCGGGCGCTGCCATCTTTGCCTCCCGCGCCATGATCAACGCGTCCTATTCGCGCGAGGCGGAGGAGGCGGCCGACAGCTTCGCGATCGAGGTCATGCACAAGCTCGGGCGGCCGACGCGGCCGATGGGCGAATTGTTGTTTCGCATCACCGGCAAGGAGGCCGGCAAGCAGCCCGCGCTGTGGGCGAGTCATCCGCTGACCGAGGACCGCCTGGCCCGGATGCGCGCGGAAGACCGCCCGCCGAGCGGCCCGCCGCTGCTCAGCGCGGAGGAATGGAAGGCGCTGAAGGCGATTTGCAAGTAG
- a CDS encoding DUF2927 domain-containing protein → MTTVLPLPASTAEIPAIAARQRAEKKSFTDAEITDGFFKTAFGAEYHLAGRVDRIRKYSTPVRVFADGRRADRKAQLAKVVGDIAARVRNLDIAMTDSDDDANVRVKLVRDRDLYHTISQAYGSERAREIKTSLDPQCLSGFRKNEAFEIEHSDVILTVDNGDFVFLDCAYEELLQSLGPINDTSSVPWTMFNDNVSMGYFDVYDQYILNLLYDPRVKAGMTLAEVKAVLPEVLTDVRAWVKKTNNLAE, encoded by the coding sequence CCTCGACCGCGGAGATCCCGGCCATCGCCGCGCGCCAGCGCGCCGAGAAGAAAAGCTTCACCGACGCCGAGATCACCGACGGCTTCTTCAAGACCGCATTCGGCGCCGAGTACCATCTCGCCGGCCGCGTCGATCGCATCCGCAAGTACAGCACGCCAGTGCGGGTGTTCGCCGACGGCCGCCGCGCCGACCGCAAGGCGCAGCTCGCCAAGGTGGTCGGCGACATCGCCGCCCGCGTCCGCAACCTCGACATCGCGATGACCGACAGCGACGACGACGCCAATGTGCGGGTCAAGCTGGTGCGCGACCGCGACCTCTACCACACCATCAGCCAGGCCTATGGCAGCGAGCGCGCCCGCGAGATCAAGACCTCGCTCGACCCGCAATGCCTGTCCGGCTTCCGCAAGAACGAGGCGTTCGAGATCGAGCATTCCGACGTCATCCTGACCGTCGACAATGGCGACTTCGTCTTCCTGGACTGCGCCTATGAGGAGCTGCTGCAGTCGCTCGGGCCGATCAACGACACCTCGAGCGTGCCCTGGACGATGTTCAACGACAACGTCTCGATGGGCTATTTCGACGTCTACGACCAGTACATCCTCAACCTGCTCTACGACCCCCGCGTCAAGGCCGGCATGACGCTGGCCGAGGTCAAGGCCGTGCTGCCCGAGGTGCTGACGGATGTCCGGGCGTGGGTGAAGAAGACCAACAATCTGGCGGAGTAG